The Medicago truncatula cultivar Jemalong A17 chromosome 4, MtrunA17r5.0-ANR, whole genome shotgun sequence genome includes a region encoding these proteins:
- the LOC25479456 gene encoding disease resistance protein RPV1 isoform X1, producing MKEVEKEGSFCSQSKKNDVFISFRGEDTRSNFTSHLHAALCRTKVKTYIDYNLKKGDYISETLVKAIQDSYVSIVVFSENYASSTWCLDELTHMMKCLKNNQIVVVPVFYNVDPSHVRKQSGSYMVAFEKHVCNLNHFNKVNDWREALAQATSLAGWDSRKYMLESELVEDIVQDVLQKLHCKYPSESKGLVGIDKHYAHLESFMSIGSKEVGMIGMWGMGGIGKTTIAAAIFDLFSSQFEGCCFLENIGDESERHGLNFLHNKLLTMLLEEKENVHVGTVRIGFNYSKSRLSHKKVLIVLDDVRTIEQLDFLVGAHTCLGPGSRVIVTARDKHALIERAHEIYEVKPLNFHESLQLFSLSAFKKVCPDIGYQQLSESVVNYAGGIPLALKVLGSLFSYKSKEIWQSTMTKLKKIPCREIQNILRLSYDGLDDTEKEIFLDIACFLNGKDRQHVTRLLDACGFYAVPGLETLLEKALITFSNNNQVQMHALIQEMGREIVRQESTKDPGRRSRLYDHEEVYDVLKNNMGTSAIEGISLDVSQIKDMNLSSDIFVKMINLRFLKFYSRSGERCSVSLPAGLKSFSNKLRYLHWSAYPLKSLPSSFSPEKLVELYMPNSRVKRLWEGVQDLTNLKKMDLSCCENLIELPDFSMASNLQTVNLSRCVRLRHVHASILSLQKLVNLNLVWCKNLKSLLSNTPLNSLRILELYGCSSLKEFSVTSEEMTYLDLRCTAINELPPSVKYLGRLMNLELSSCVRLRNLPNEFSCLKSLGRLVLSDCTLLDTSNLHLLFDGLRSLGYLCLDNCCNLTELPHNISLLSSLYYLSLSGSNVKNIPKSIKHLSQLESLDLCKCMSIQYLPELPPSIEVLDVTNCTSLETVFTCPAIDELLQEHKVFISFKNCVELNEYSRNGIMLDAQVRLKEAAYVDVSAKIEGSESDPCFFFKSEATSSYHHPPTVICPGSRVPDWFHYRSTEASITIELSVSHSPQSNIFGFIFCLILPQSLPNEKNLNWKIGCECYMEGGENIRNTSMCSFATGLVSDHVYLWYDENFCFDMFNTTGKSRTNDDYSAYKPKLSFQFFVETEDKMNVVIKECGICQIYGSEYLSFVEQLGFELELGNQAKRCRDIYELESSETGTQVEGCFENEDEQKDTLHQTKKQKVLFFTHFNSGEKYLE from the exons atGAAAGAAGTAGAAAAAGAAGGAAGCTTCTGCTCACAGAGTAAAAAAAACGATGTGTTCATCAGCTTTAGAGGCGAGGACACACGCAGCAACTTCACTAGCCATCTTCATGCAGCTCTATGTCGAACCAAAGTTAAAACCTACATCGACTACAACCTTAAAAAAGGTGACTATATCTCAGAAACACTCGTGAAAGCAATACAAGATTCCTACGTATCTATTGTTGTTTTCTCAGAAAACTATGCATCCTCAACATGGTGCTTAGATGAGCTTACACATATGATGAAATGCTTAAAAAACAACCAGATCGTTGTTGTACCTGTGTTCTATAACGTAGATCCTTCCCACGTGCGGAAGCAGAGTGGTAGTTACATGGTTGCTTTTGAGAAGCATGTGTGTAATCTCAACCACTTTAATAAGGTCAATGATTGGCGTGAAGCTTTAGCTCAAGCAACTAGTTTGGCTGGATGGGACTCTCGTAAATACAT GCTTGAATCAGAACTCGTGGAAGACATTGTCCAAGACGTTTTGCAAAAACTTCACTGTAAATATCCAAGCGAATCGAAGGGTCTTGTTGGAATTGACAAACACTATGCACATCTTGAATCATTCATGAGTATAGGGTCAAAAGAAGTTGGAATGATTGGAATGTGGGGGATGGGCGGCATCGGTAAGACAACCATTGCTGCAGCTATATTTGACCTTTTCTCTTCTCAATTTGAAGGATGTTGTTTCTTGGAAAATATAGGAGATGAATCAGAGAGGCATGGATTGAATTTTTTGCATAACAAACTTCTAACAATGCTactggaagaaaaagaaaatgtccATGTTGGCACAGTCAGAATAGGTTTCAACTATAGTAAGAGCAGGCTTAGTCATAAAAAAGTTCTCATTGTGCTTGACGATGTAAGAACAATTGAGCAGCTAGATTTTCTAGTTGGAGCGCATACCTGCTTGGGACCGGGGAGTAGAGTCATTGTTACAGCTAGAGATAAGCACGCGCTTATTGAACGAGCTCATGAAATATATGAGGTGAAGCCATTAAACTTTCATGAATCTCTTCAGCTTTTCAGTTTAAGTGCTTTCAAGAAAGTGTGCCCAGATATTGGCTATCAGCAGCTATCGGAAAGTGTGGTTAATTATGCAGGTGGCATTCCATTGGCTTTGAAAGTTTTAGGCTCATTATTTTCTTATAAGAGTAAAGAAATATGGCAAAGTACAATGACTAAACTAAAGAAAATTCCATGTAGGGAAATTCAGAATATCTTAAGACTGAGCTATGATGGATTAGATGATACAGAGAAAGAAATATTTCTAGACATTGCTTGCTTTCTGAATGGAAAGGATAGACAGCATGTGACAAGACTTCTAGATGCTTGTGGTTTCTATGCAGTTCCTGGTTTAGAAACCCTTTTGGAAAAAGCTCTAATTactttttcaaataataatcaagtaCAAATGCATGCCTTGATACAAGAAATGGGCCGAGAAATTGTTCGACAAGAATCTACTAAAGACCCTGGTAGACGCAGTCGATTGTACGATCACGAAGAAGTATATGATGTGCTGAAGAATAACATG GGAACCAGTGCAATTGAAGGCATTAGCTTAGATGTGTCCCAAATCAAAGATATGAATTTGAGCTCTGACATTTTTGTGAAGATGATCAACCTAAGATTTCTCAAATTCTACTCTCGGTCAGGTGAGAGATGTAGTGTCTCCCTTCCTGCTGGTCTTAAATCATTTTCTAATAAGTTAAGGTACCTCCATTGGAGTGCATATCCTTTGAAGTCTCTACCATCATCGTTTTCTCCTGAGAAACTTGTTGAGCTTTACATGCCAAACAGCCGCGTTAAAAGATTATGGGAAGGAGTGCAG GATCTTACTAATTTAAAGAAAATGGACCTCAGCTGTTGTGAGAACTTGATAGAGCTTCCAGATTTCTCCATGGCATCAAATCTCCAAACCGTTAACCTCTCTAGATGTGTAAGGCTGCGTCATGTTCACGCATCTATTTTATCGCTCCAAAAACTTGTCAATTTAAACCTGGTTTGGTGTAAAAATCTTAAGAGTCTTCTAAGCAATACCCCTTTAAATTCTCTGAGAATTCTTGAGCTCTACGGCTGCTCAAGTCTCAAGGAATTTTCGGTGACATCTGAAGAAATGACATACTTGGATTTAAGATGTACTGCTATCAATGAATTACCTCCATCAGTTAAGTACCTAGGTCGTCTTATGAACTTGGAGCTCAGTAGCTGTGTGCGCCTTAGAAATCTTCCAAATGAGTTCTCATGCCTGAAATCTCTTGGCCGTCTGGTACTTTCTGATTGCACGCTACTTGACACATCGAATCTGCATCTTCTATTTGATGGCCTGCGTTCTTTAGGATACCTTTGTCTCGACAACTGTTGTAACCTAACTGAACTCCCTCATAATATTAGTCTGTTATCATCATTGTATTATTTATCACTCAGTGGAAGCAATGTGAAGAACATTCCTAAAAGCATCAAGCATCTTTCACAGCTAGAATCTCTCGACTTGTGCAAATGCATGAGCATTCAGTATCTACCAGAACTTCCACCATCCATTGAAGTGTTGGATGTCACCAACTGCACGTCCTTGGAGACCGTCTTCACCTGTCCTGCTATTGATGAACTACTACAAGAGCACAAGGTAttcatttccttcaaaaattgTGTGGAATTGAATGAATACTCCCGAAATGGTATTATGTTAGATGCCCAAGTCAGACTAAAAGAGGCGGCCTATGTTGATGTATCAGCAAAAATAGAAGGGAGTGAGAGTGAcccttgtttcttttttaaatcaGAGGCGACGTCGTCTTATCATCATCCACCAACTGTTATTTGCCCTGGAAGTAGAGTTCCTGATTGGTTTCACTATCGGTCAACTGAAGCATCGATAACCATCGAACTTTCAGTCTCACATTCTCCACAATCCAACATATTTGGTTTCATTTTCTGCCTCATTCTTCCTCAATCATTACCAAATGAAAAGAATCTCAATTGGAAAATCGGATGTGAATGCTACATGGAAGGTGGTGAAAACATCAGAAACACAAGTATGTGCTCTTTTGCTACTGGATTGGTTTCAGATCATGTGTACCTATGGTatgatgaaaacttttgtttTGACATGTTTAACACAACTGGAAAAAGTAGAACCAATGACGACTATAGTGCTTATAAACCAAAGCTTTCATTTCAATTCTTTGTTGAAACCGAGGATAAGATGAATGTGGTGATTAAAGAGTGTGGGATCTGCCAAATCTATGGTTCAGAATATCTTAGTTTTGTTGAACAATTGGGGTTTGAGTTGGAGTTGGGAAATCAAGCAAAAAGATGTAGGGATATTTATGAGTTAGAATCAAGTGAAACAGGAACTCAAGTTGAAGGCTGTTTTGAGAATGAAGATGAACAAAAAGATACATTGCATCAAACAAAGAAACAGAAGGTACTatttttcactcatttcaaCAGTGGAGaaaaatatttggaataa